The Astyanax mexicanus isolate ESR-SI-001 chromosome 12, AstMex3_surface, whole genome shotgun sequence genome window below encodes:
- the LOC103046862 gene encoding dematin: MMMQKQPTRTSPGSVCTLRGGAMPGSPAVTIVAKMDNQVIGYKDLAAIPKDKAILDIERPDLMMYEPHFSYTPMERSEKSLSPRSLSPPPSPETAVLKDRDWLEQKSSGSSSPSTLPLCRSSSVSKTLPPQQHFHRPDSGINMYKKPPIYKQDVSAHIPHSKHMEDLIIESSRFPGAQPPDPNLPSKIETEYWPCPPSLAVMETEWKKKAAAQTADGEDGEDEDEYDEGDLSDDMWRLRQMQKQELNKIQSNLGKLILKEELEGAVPVRRKTRSLPDRTYGHLGPKSPSFPNYSNRSGLTRLQSAEFSSSHNDKESQNLQNGDAQGHRMDRGNSLPTMLEHKTYPYEMLIVTHRGRSKLPPGVDRMRLERHLSTEDFQNLFGMTMEEFDRLCLWKRNDLKKKVLLF; encoded by the exons ATGATGATGCAAAAG caGCCGACCCGTACCTCCCCAGGTAGTGTGTGTACTTTGAGGGGAGGAGCCATGCCGGGATCTCCAGCAGTCACTATTGTG gCCAAAATGGACAATCAGGTGATCGGCTATAAGGACTTGGCCGCCATTCCTAAAGATAAGGCCATTCTAGACATAGAGCGACCGGACCTGATGATGTATGAACCGCACTTTAGCTACACACCAATGGAACGCTctgag aagTCACTGTctccgcgctctctctcccctcctcccTCTCCTGAG ACTGCTGTGTTAAAGGACAGGGATTGGCTGGAGCAGAAATCTTCTGGAAGCTCCTCTCCTTCCACACTGCCACTGTGCaggagcagcagtgtgagcaaaACCCTACCACCACAACAACACTTTCACAGACCAG ACAGCGGCATTAACATGTACAAGAAACCACCCATATATAAACAAG ATGTTTCTGCACATATCCCTCACAGTAAGCACATGGAGGATCTGATAATTGAGTCTTCTCGGTTCCCTGGAGCTCAACCGCCTGACCCAAACCTACCCTCGAAGATCGAGACCGAGTACTGGCCCTGCCCCCCGTCCCTTGCTGTTATGG AGACAGAGTGGAAGAAGAAAGCCGCGGCTCAGACAGCTGATGGAGAGGAcggtgaggatgaggatgagtaTGATGAAGGTGATCTGTCAGACGACATGTGGAGGCTCAGGCAGATGCAGAAACAGGAGCTGAATAAG ATTCAGTCAAATCTGGGAAAGCTGATACTAAAGGAAGAGTTGGAGGGGGCCGTTCCTGTTAGGAGAAAAACACGTTCTTTACCTGACCGGACATACGGACACCTTG GGCCCAAATCTCCCTCATTCCCAAACTACAGCAATCGGAGTGGCCTAACTAGA CTCCAATCTGCAGAGTTTTCCTCATCACACAATGATAAAGAGAGTCAGA atttacag aATGGGGATGCTCAAGGACACAGGATGGACAGAGGAAACTCGCTGCCCACCATGCTGGAGCACAAG ACTTATCCCTACGAGATGCTGATAGTGACTCACCGGGGCAGGAGCAAACTCCCTCCCGGAGTGGACAGGATGAGGCTGGAG agaCACCTGTCGACGGAGGATTTCCAGAATCTATTTGGAATGACGATGGAGGAGTTTGATCGGCTCTGCCTGTGGAAGCGTAACGACTTAAAGAAGAAAGTCTTGCTCTTCTAG